A stretch of Arachis hypogaea cultivar Tifrunner chromosome 15, arahy.Tifrunner.gnm2.J5K5, whole genome shotgun sequence DNA encodes these proteins:
- the LOC112749149 gene encoding uncharacterized protein, whose amino-acid sequence MEGQNNGLGPNIGVGSIQKRTRPVGESNEGEALNMGDRLDNPSLVPTNVEMDSDYDKLYEYESEAFNSLVFSEDEGRTTYDSFSEDTEYGEVVFKVGQIFSTMELFKMALKDYLVFERKDMLYIENEKHKLRTSCAAENCPWLILTSWNSSSRCFQEKTSINEHTCARDYGSNMADRDWVASKLIKRLHIHPEMKSRQEMDHMIEEYNVQLNPKMIARALKVDREVVVGNAKAQYAKVRDYLMELHWSYYGGQLLSTVIQDANNHLFVIAYAIIPNEFKDTWKWFLTLLQEDLGKVTQHGLNFISDQQKGMELVIKEVMPNANHINYVLHIWKNFIKHFKDQQTKQIVWECARCTTFQEFNRSMEKMKQINLGA is encoded by the exons ATGGAGGGTCAAAATAATGGGCTTGGACCTAATATTGGGGTTGgatcaatacagaagagaactAGGCCTGTAGGTGAATCAAATGAGGGTGAGGCTCTTAATATGGGTGATAGGCTTGATAACCCAAGCTTAGTCCCAACTAATGTGGAGATGGATAGTGATTATGATAAACTTTATGAGTATGAGAGTGAGGCTTTCAATAGCCTAGTTTTTTCTGAGGATGAAGGAAGGACAACTTATGACTCTTTTAGTGAGGATACTGAATATGGAGAGGTTGTGTTTAAAGTTGGACAAATATTCTCAACAATGGAATTGTTCAAAATGGCTTTGAAGGACTATTTAGTATTTGAGAGAAAGGACATGTTATACATAGAAAATGAGAAGCATAAGCTGAGAACATCATGTGCAGCTGAGAATTGTCCATGGTTGATATTAACATCATGGAATAGTTCTAGTAGATGTTTCCAGGAGAAGACTTCGATAAATGAGCACACATGTGCTAGAGATTATGGCAGCAACATGGCTGATAGGGATTGGGTTGCATCAAAGCTCATTAAAAGACTACATATCCATCCTGAGATGAAATCGAGACAGGAAATGGATCACATGATAGAGGAGTATAATGTCCAGCTTAACCCAAAAATGATTGCGAGGGCTTTAAAAGTTGATAGAGAGGTGGTTGTTGGTAATGCAAAGGCACAGTATGCGAAAGTTAGAGATTATTTGATGGAGCTTCATTGGA GTTATTATGGTGGACAACTACTTAGTACAGTGATACAAGATGCCAATAACCACTTATTCGTCATAGCATATGCTATTATTCCTAATGAATTTAAAGACACATGGAAGTGGTTCTTAACTTTGTTGCAAGAGGATTTGGGAAAGGTCACTCAGCATGGATTAAATTTCATAAGTGATCAGCAAAAG GGGATGGAGTTAGTTATCAAAGAAGTAATGCCTAATGCAAACCATATAAATTATGTGCTTCATATCTGGAAAAACTTTATCAAACACTTTAAGGACCAACAAACTAAGCAAATAGTATGGGAATGTGCAAGGTGCACAACTTTCCAAGAGTTCAATCGCTCCATGGAGAAAATGAAGCAAATCAATTTGGGAGCATGA
- the LOC112751092 gene encoding probable cyclic nucleotide-gated ion channel 20, chloroplastic, with translation MESFNREASGVRDTGPLHSVRIASPFRQVSGPLYATNGTGDILQQNIVVTGNNVVQSNTRTFSAFHRTSQHHWNNNSDRRKEYLLMSGQLGMCNDPCCTTCPAYLKVAQHENSRISNTFGQKFHNDHDGDFKGFTRKVFSFYSSCIHGVVNPHTKVVQQWKMILATFCMVAVFLDPLFFFLFYVQKDLKCIAIDWKLNTTLVLFRSLNDFIYFLNILLQFRLAYISPESTMLGARDLVDHPKKIAQRYLRGYFFLDLFVIIPIPQIMMLFVVPNYLGSSGMNYTKNLLRAAILVQYIPKLLGFLPLLRDQSPTGFIFSTVWESFFIHLLVFMLSGHVVGANWYLFGLQRVNQCLRDACRNSNITGCIEFIDCGYRRLSNQTSHHWNNNVNATACFSSLPAGAFTFGIYANVAPLVIHKNYIKKYVYALFWGFQQICTLAGNQTPSSFEWEVLFVMSIIGLGLFHLAVLIGHLQSSSQGLVQRRVENKLRESAVEEWMSDCCLPEDLKWRVRQSETYNWAATRGVKEEMLMENMSEDLQRDIRRHLFKFIKKVRIIALMDEPIFDAICERLRRRVYTRGSNILCRGGLVEKIVFVLHGKLESIEEDGTRVCLFNEDACGEELLIWCLENSLVSTDDKKLPPEWRLLSSRTVTCLTDVKAFSLRAVDLEEIITRFTRFLQSPRTLAAIRYESPYWRSLGANRIQAAWRDKKNRLRAASQAN, from the exons ATGGAGTCATTTAACAGAGAAGCTAGTGGTGTGAGAGACACTGGTCCACTTCACAGTGTGAGAATAGCCTCCCCCTTTCGACAAGTGAGTGGTCCACTATATGCCACCAATGGAACTGGAGATATATTGCAGCAGAATATAGTTGTGACAGGAAACAATGTAGTGCAGAGCAATACAAGAACTTTTTCTGCTTTCCACAGAACAAGTCAACATCACTGGAATAACAACAGTGATAGGAGAAAAGAATACTTATTGATGTCCGGGCAATTGGGAATGTGTAATGATCCATGTTGTACTACCTGCCCTGCTTACTTAAAGGTTGCTCAGCATGAAAACTCAAGAATATCGAATACCTTTGGTCAAAAG TTTCATAACGATCATGATGGAGATTTCAAGGGTTTTACTAGAAAAGTTTTCTCTTTCTACTCTTCATGTATTCATGGTGTTGTCAACCCTCACACTAAAGTTGTACAACAATGGAAGATGATTCTAGCTACTTTTTGCATGGTTGCAGTTTTTCTAGatccattatttttcttcttattctatGTACAAAAG GATTTGAAGTGTATTGCTATTGACTGGAAACTTAATACGACCCTTGTTTTATTTAGAAGTTTAAATGATTTTATATATTTCTTGAACATTCTTCTCCAG TTTAGGTTGGCATATATTTCACCTGAGTCAACAATGCTTGGTGCAAGAGATTTAGTTGACCATCCAAAGAAAATTGCTCAACGTTACTTGCGTGGCTATTTTTTTCTGGACTTGTTTGTTATAATTCCTATACCTCAG ATAATGATGTTGTTTGTTGTTCCAAACTACTTGGGTTCCTCAGGAATGAATTATACTAAGAATCTTCTGCGTGCGGCTATTCTTGTTCAGTATATCCCCAAATTATTGGGGTTTCTACCTCTGCTACGTGATCAGTCTCCAACAGGGTTCATATTTTCAACGGTCTGGGAAAGTTTCTTTATACATCTTCTCGTTTTTATGCTATCTGGACATGTTGTTGGGGCTAATTGGTACCTCTTTGGTCTACAG agagTTAATCAATGTTTGCGTGATGCCTGTCGTAATTCTAATATTACTGGATGCATTGAATTCATAGACTGTGGATACAGGCGTTTGTCAAACCAGACATCACATCATTGGAATAACAATGTGAATGCTACTGCCTGTTTTAGTTCCTTGCCTGCTGGTGCTTTTACTTTTGGGATCTACGCTAACGTTGCACCACTTGTTATACATAAAAACTACATCAAGAAATATGTATATGCACTGTTCTGGGGCTTTCAG CAAATCTGTACTCTTGCTGGTAATCAAACCCCAAGCTCTTTTGAGTGGGAAGTCCTGTTCGTGATGAGCATCATAGGATTAGGACTGTTCCATTTAGCGGTTCTCATTGGACACTTACAAAGCAGTAGTCAAGGTCTTGTACAGAG GAGAGTTGAAAACAAACTTAGAGAAAGTGCTGTTGAGGAATGGATGAGTGATTGCTGCTTACCAGAAGATCTAAAATG GAGAGTAAGACAGTCCGAAACGTATAATTGGGCTGCAACAAGAGGGGTTAAAGAAGAAATGCTTATGGAGAATATGTCAGAGGATCTCCAAAGAGACATTAGACGCCATCTCTTTAAATTTATCAAGAAA GTTCGAATTATTGCCTTGATGGATGAGCCCATCTTTGATGCCATTTGTGAGAGATTAAGGCGACGTGTATACACTAGAGGAAGTAATATATTGTGTCGTGGTGGTTTGGTCGAGAAGATAGTCTTTGTTCTGCATGGAAAActagagagcattgaagaagatGGAACTAGAGTTTGCTTATTCAACGaggatgcttgtggtgaagaacTATTGATATGGTGTCTTGAAAATTCTTTAGTTAGCACAG ATGATAAAAAATTGCCCCCTGAATGGAGGTTGCTTAGCAGTAGGACGGTAACATGCTTAACCGACGTCAAGGCCTTTTCACTTCGAGCTGTTGACCTTGAAGAAATAATAACCCGTTTCACAAGATTCTTGCAGAGTCCGAGGACGCTAGCAGCCATAAG GTATGAATCGCCTTATTGGAGATCCCTTGGAGCAAACCGAATTCAGGCTGCATGGAGAGACAAAAAGAATCGACTACGTGCTGCTTCACAAGCAAATTAG